The stretch of DNA GGGCGGAAAGGCGTCCCAGTAGGGCCGCGCCGCCGCCGGCAGGTCGGCCGGCGGCGCGGGCGTCGGCTCCAGCGGCACGGGTCGGAGCGGCTCATCGCCCAGGCCGAGCTCCAGCTCGCGGTCGCCTCGCATCACCAGCGTGCCCTCGCTCCCCAGCACCTCCAGCCGCCAGCCCGAGAGATGGCGGCTCGCCCGGACGAAGGCCATCTCGAAACGGATCCCGCTCCGCGTCTCGCCGATCACCTGGAAGGCGTCGTCCGCGTCGCGCACCTCGCGCTCCCCGTCCGGCAACGTCACCTCCGGGACGTGGGTGATCAGCCGCGCGTCCAGCGAGGCGAATTCGTCCCCGAGCCACCAGCGCAGCGCGTCGATGGCGTGGGAGCCGACGGCCCCCAGCACCCCGCCGCCCGTCGCGCGCCGGCCCAGCCACCCGAGGCGGTTCTCCGCCAACCGGTGATAACCGGCATCCCGGCCGATGTAGCTGACGTGCAGGATCCGGCCCAGGCGCCCCGAGGCCAGGATCTCCCTGGTCTTCTGCCGGGCCGGCCGGAAGCGGAACTCGAAGTCGATCCAGCCCGGCCTCCCGGCCCGCTCCCGGGCGGACACCATCTCTTCCGCCTCGCCGGCGTCCAGCGCCATGGGCTTCTCGCAGAGGACGGCGTGGCCTCGCTCCAGGGCGGCCAGGACCATCTCCTTGTGGTGCGCCGGGTCGGAGGTGACGGTGACCAGGTCGAGGGGCTCTTCCAGGAGCGCCCGCCAGTCGGTCAGGACCCGCTCGACCCCGCTCTCGCGGCGGACCCGCTCCACGTCGCCCCGCGCCACGCTGGCCACCGCCGCCACCTCGAACGCGGGGTGGCGACCGAAGAGGGGCGCCTGAACCCGGGCGCCGAAGCCCGTACCGATGATGCCCACGCGAAGCGGGCGGCCTGCGCCGCCCCGGCTCGCCGTCTCCGCCACGTGCATCGCCTCCCGAGGAAGTCCTTTCCGCCCCCCGGCGCCTGGCGCCTGCTCCCGCCCGGCCCGGCGACATGGAGTCGCCGCCCCGCGCCTACGAATGGGTGGGAGGGAAGCGCGTGGTG from Bacillota bacterium encodes:
- a CDS encoding Gfo/Idh/MocA family oxidoreductase; this encodes MAETASRGGAGRPLRVGIIGTGFGARVQAPLFGRHPAFEVAAVASVARGDVERVRRESGVERVLTDWRALLEEPLDLVTVTSDPAHHKEMVLAALERGHAVLCEKPMALDAGEAEEMVSARERAGRPGWIDFEFRFRPARQKTREILASGRLGRILHVSYIGRDAGYHRLAENRLGWLGRRATGGGVLGAVGSHAIDALRWWLGDEFASLDARLITHVPEVTLPDGEREVRDADDAFQVIGETRSGIRFEMAFVRASRHLSGWRLEVLGSEGTLVMRGDRELELGLGDEPLRPVPLEPTPAPPADLPAAARPYWDAFPPFLDHLARALRGGEEPGLARFEDGLAVQRVMDAVREAAETGRRVMLPR